Within the Mus caroli chromosome 10, CAROLI_EIJ_v1.1, whole genome shotgun sequence genome, the region ttcCTGAGTGCAGGCATTAAGCCACCATGCCTACCTCCTTACTCTGCATTGAGGGTGGATCTGGGGTTGTCAGTCACCCCTTCCTAGCCCCCTGCTTCTCCGATGTCTGATTGCCTTGGAGCCTGGGAAGCCCTAATTAGCATCGGTCTAGCTCACTCTCTCCCAGCTGGTACAGCTAGCCTGCACCTCCATATCTGCCTCCCTCGCCCCAGCTCCTGCCACATCAGGGTTACAAGACGGCACTAGGCTCCTGGGCAGACAGCTGAGCCTCGGCAGAGTCTGGATATTTCTGTAGAAGCCACACAGCTGACTCCAGCCCGTTCTAACCCCCATCCCATGTGCTGCTCTTACCGGCTGCATGTGTTCCTCACTTCTGCTCTAGGATCCCTGTCTCCACTGTAGCTCAGAGAGCTGCTCTGGCTCCCTTCAGGCCCTGTAAAGCCCCAGTAGCAagccacggggggggggggcagggaggccCACACAGTCTTACAGATGCTGGCCTCAGGAGCCCAGGGAAGTTGACAGGACTCAGCCAGTGAAGGGCTGCAGCACACCTCTGTGAAGCGCTGGTCCTCCACAGCAGGCTCTGGGAACTAGCCATGGCCCTGCCGCTCGCTCCAGAGCCGGGCTGTGACTCGCTGCTGCCTCTGGGTATGGGTCTGGCAGCATTGGCTGTCCCAAATGCTGGGCCCTGGTCAGAAGGGCGGTGCAAGGGACAGTAGTGAGGGAGCTCCcccttctttgagacaaggtctctacagcccaggctggcctcaaactcatagcaattcctttgcctcagcttccagagtgcagGGATGACTGGCCTGTGTCACCGTGCCTTGCTCAGGAAGGCACCTTTGTCTGTGTCTGGCATCCTCACCAAGACCAGGCATCCATGTTGCCTCTGACACCTGAAGTCCTTACTGCTGTCTTGTCGTTCCAGGCGGCCTGTGAGTTTGGCGTGCTGCGAGTGGTGTCCCAAATCAGTAGGACTCGGAGCAGGGACTACTGCATCCTCTACAACCCACAGTGGGCCCACTTGCCACATGACCTCAGCAAAGTGGTAAGTGTCACACTAGGCCACACTGCCACTCACCTGGGAGTCCTTGGGTgggccctctgtccctctgggccTGAGTTCTCATGTGCAGGAGGAGCAGCTGGCTGAGGGCTGTGGGGAGGCAGGTCTGCTGGGGACCCTAGTCAGACAAGGCTTGTCACGACTACTGGTCTGTGACAGATAGACCAGGTCAGAGGGCACCTCAGGAGTGACAGCCTAGGGCAGGACTGTTCATCTCACCCCTCTGAGTCTCCCATGGCTGCCTGTCCCCCTGTCTGTTCCCAGGGAGGTGCCTGTCCTCTGAGTGAGCCTCTCCACCCTTCCCATCCACGTTTAATGGTGTGCATGAGTTCTGTGTACTTTGTGTGAGTGCTCACAGTGGGGCAGCATGCCTTTTTAGCCTTGAGTGATACACATGCCACTGTGACCTTTACTGAGGCCTGGGACACTTGCTAGGCATTTGAAGGACACGCAGTGCAGGGAGGGGAGGGCTTTGTGAGTCCTGGGTGCACCTGTTGTAGCCTGGTATGTTGTGTCCCCTCACACGTGTCACCTCACAGGATCCTCGGCAGTCCTTAGGCCTCCAATGCAGCTGGGGACAGCAGCCTGCTGTCTTGGTGTCGGGACTGATAGGGACAGTTAGCATGGGCTGCTCCAGGGCTTTTCTGGGGACTTGGAGGCCCTGACCCCGTGCCCTCCGCAGTCTCTCCTGAAGCTTCGAGACTTGAGCACCACCCAGCTCTGTTCCTACCTTGATGTCCCTGCAGAAGACTTCACCAACCAAATCGCACTGGTGGCCCGGGGCAACTGTACCTTCTATGAGAAAGTGCGGCTGGCCCAGGGCAGTGGGGCTCACGGGCTGCTGATAGTCAGCAAGGAGAAGCTGGTAGGGTGCTCGGGTCTCCCTCCGCTTACCTCTGGGGTGGTGGGAAAGCATTGGGGAGCCCTGGCTCCCACATGGTGAGAGACGCTGTAATGACAGGTGGAGGCACAGGTCTATGCAGTCATGGCCCCAGAGCTGGGGTTGATAAGTCGCTGGGGCTAGAGACCTGTAGAGTGGCCCCTTGCAGGGCCAGTGCTGGGGAGCCCTGGGGTTGGTGCCTTGCCCAGCCAGCCTGAACCCCGGCCTTCCTGCCCTTCTGCACGCCAGGGTGTGGTGCCTGAAGGAGGATTGGAGTTGTCCAGCCAGGGGGCTTGGGTGACCCTAAACTCCTGTCCACTTCAGGTCCCTCCAGGAGGCAACAAGACACAGTATGAGGAGATAAGCATCCCTGTGGCCCTGCTGAGCCACAGGGACCTTCGAGACATCTTCAGGGTAGGCGGCAGGGCGGGGCTGGGTGGACAGGGCTTAGGATCTGGGTTCTGGGTGCAGGTCCTAGCAGTTGACTCAAGGTTGGATCGTGAGGGTTCTGGGTAGGTCCTGGATGAAGCTGGGGCACAGTGATGCCCACCCTCTGAGCCCACTCTCCTCTCGGGGACAGCGCTTTGGCCGTGAGGTAATGGTGGCAATGTATGCTCCAAGCGAGCCGGTGATGGACTACAACATGGTCATCATCTTTGTCATGGCCGTGGGCACCGTCGCCATCGGTGGCTACTGGGCTGGCAGCCATGATGTGAAGAAGTGAGTACAGCTGACTCCAGGCACCATGGGAGGGGCCGAGCCCTGGAAGCCATGGCCCTGGGTGACCCCGATGTTTTCCAAGAAGGTACATGAAGCATAAGCGAGACGATGGTCCTGAGAAACAGGAGGATGAGGCGGTGGACGTGACTCCAGTCATGATCTGCGTGTTTGTTGTCATGTGCTGCTTCATGCTTGTGCTTCTCTACTACTTCTATGACCGCCTGGGTATGCCACCCACCCGCGGGCCCCGCCCACCCACCCAGGGCCCCGCCCACCCACTCGCGGGGCCCCGCCCAAGGACCGAGGGGCCATAGCTGCTTCCTTGATTTCTTACCCTTCCTGCCCCTCGCTGTTCCTGCGTCCTGCCTGCCTGGCCCCGCAGTCTACGTGATCATTGGAATCTTCTGCCTGGCCTCCTCCACTGGTCTCTACAGCTGTCTGGCACCCTGTGTGCGCAAGCTGCCCTTCTGCACATGCAGGTGAGGCCCAGGCCTGACcaggccctctcctcccttctcctgcaGTCTCTTACCCTCCTGGCGTATTCAGAGATCCAGGAGGTGCTTACTAAGTGCTGGTCGTGGGTTGGGTAGGCTTTGGGGCTCCAGTCGCCTGTGCACTGTATACCCCTTCCTGTCTAACTGAGCCACAGGGTATGACACGGGGGTCCCGGAGAGTGAGGCCAAGGATGGTAGGCTGGGAAGGGAGTGGCGACATCATAGGCCTCCAAGGCTCTACCTGCCCCTGGATGGCACTGCTTCAGAGCCACCTGCGGCTAGGTGAGGCCAGCAGCCACAGGGTAGTGGCCCTTAGGGTTGCTCTCCTAGAGCCAGAGGGACATGCCACATAGTCAGGGCTCCTACTCAGGGCTGAGAGGGAACAGCAGGCACAAGCCAGCATGCGATCGAGGCTCAGGGTGGTGTTGAAGTGAGGGAAGAGGGACGCTGACGGGTGGTCCCCTCCAGGGTCCCCGACAACAACCTGCCGTACTTCCACAAGCGCCCACAGGCCCGCATGCTGCTGCTGGCACTCTTCTGTGTCACTGTCTCCGTGGTGTGGGGTATCTTCCGAAATGAGGACCAGTAAGTGTTGCTTTGTCCCTGTCGGCTTCTCACTGCTGTCCTCGGGTGCCCCCGCTGCCCAGCGAGGCCTTGGGCTTCCCATCTTTAGGGCTACACACCACGGCTGCCGCCTGCCCGTGTCCCATTTCATTTAGGCCTGGCCAAGAGCCCACACCCCGATAGGAATCTAGATAAGGGTTCTGTCCATCCTTTGCCCAGCTCCTGGGCAGGGCAAGGGGACATGCTGGCTCAGAGCCACTATTTGTCACTCACATCTTGGCGTGGGCTCAGGCAGCACCTGATGCCCAGGTGCCACTTGCCGTCCGCCCCGTGGCGATAGAAGCTCCATTTTCTCCTGCACTGAATTCCCACGGGGCTCTGATGCATACACATCCCCCTTGAAGGCAGAGGCCTGGCGCCATGGCCCCAAGGACAGCCTGCCTGTCCCCACCTGGCTCCTGGTCGTCACGGACACTGGCTGGCACAGCCCGAGCACTCCTGGCTTCCGTGCTGCTTGGCGTGCTAATAGATGTGCTGGGGGGAGGAGTGGGGCAGAGCCAAGCTCCCTGCTGTCCCCACATGTCCTACTGCTGCCTGCTGTGCAGTCAGACAGGGGAGTCGTGCCCCCACAGAAGCTTGCCTCTGCCCTTCACACTGGGCTGCAAGGCCCTGGGCAGGCCCAACTCCTAAATTCCACAGTTGTATGTTCTGGGCATGTTGAGGTGTGACAGGAACCATCACGCCAGCTTGTTCCCCACATGGAGCCCCACTCCACATCTGCTTGAAGCCATGCTGTGGTCCATGCTGCTGGCCTGCCTCTGCGGTGCTCCTGCTTCTGGGGTCTGAGGCCCTgtgtgggcggggggggggggggggggggggggggggggggggtgtggagcATGTAGCTTGGTGGCAGGTCCCTGGTGGCTGCTTGGTGTAGGATGAGGCAGGGATAGAGCTCAGAGTCATTGAGTGAGCATTCTCCTCCCAGGTGGGCATGGGTCCTGCAAGACACCCTGGGCATTGCCTTCTGCCTGTACATGCTGAAGACCATCCGCCTGCCTACCTTCAAGGTGAGGACTGCCAGTAGGCAGGGCAGGCACAGCCCTGGTGGAGGTCTGAGGAGCTGGGAGCACATGGGTCGGGGTTGTTGGGGTCACTCAGGTGCTGGCTCCCGCAGGCCTGCACGCTACTGCTGCTGGTGCTCTTCATCTACGACATCTTCTTCGTCTTCATCACCCCCTTCCTGACCAAGGTAGGTCCCCTCTGCCCTCCCAGCTGCctgcccccctcccactccctggcTGACAGCCTGTCTTGTGCAGAGCGGCAACAGCATCATGGTGGAGGTGGCCACCGGGCCCTCGAACTCATCCACCCATGAGAAGGTAGGCCAGCCCACCACAGGGGCTGTGAGCTGTGGCCCCAGCAGGGTGGGTGGGCGCGGGCGTCCAGGCTGAGCCCTGCTCTCCCCACAGCTGCCCATGGTGCTGAAGGTTCCCAGGCTGAACACCTCACCACTCTCCCTGTGTGACCGGCCCTTCTCCCTCCTGGGCTTTGGAGACATCTTGGTGCCAGGTGTGGGCTGAGCGCGCGGGGCGGGTGAGCAGGTGGGCTGTGGGGCATGATGACGCCCATTCAGGGACTTCAGGCAGGGTCTGGTGGCAGAATGGCCTCCTGGGTAGTGCATGACTGTATGGCCACACCTGCCAGGTCCCCCATGCTTCATAGGTGATGTGTGTGCCCATTGTCACCATCCACATGGCAGGGCCCCTCCAGGTCCTGACATCCCTGTGGGACACTGGTTACTGGCACAGCCAGGGACCATGCTGAAGTGTGGGCCTGGTCCTACTGTCCTGTCTCAGTGTGGTCGCCCATAGCTATGCCACTGGTGTGGTGACTCTGCATCCTCCCCACAGGGCTGCTGGTGGCCTACTGTCACAGGTTTGATATCCAGGTGCAGTCCTCCAGAATTTACTTTGTGGCCTGTACCATTGGTAGGTGGTCCACTCTTCTCTGTCGCActcttctctgccttttgtcTGTCACCTTCTGGTCCCCAAGACCCTAGTTCTACTTGTCCTAGGCTGATTTTAAGTGTCACCTAGTGGGGCTGGGCTTGAGTAGTTGAGTGTCTGGCCCAAGTGCTTCCTATACAGGCGTCTAGGGCCACCCACTGTCCTCGCTGACCTGCACAGCCCTGGGTATGAGGtttctggtccttctgcctcagctacCACGGTTCTGGGATCCCGGCTTGTGGCTAGTGCTCTCCCCAATGACTGTCCTTGCTCCCCTCTGTGGTGGCGCCCTGACCAAGCATTGCTCCCCCCAGGTGCACTTCGGCTGAcactctctctgtccctgcagcCTATGGCCTGGGCCTCCTGGTGACCTTCGTGGCTCTTGTCCTCATGCAGCGTGGCCAGCCTGCACTACTCTACCTGGTCCCTTGCACACTGCTGACCAGCTGCACCGTGGCTCTGTGGCGCCGGGAGCTGGGCGCCTTCTGGACGGGCAGCGGTTTTGCGGTGAATACCAGTTTGCTATGACTGCGGCGATAGCCCCCTAAGGCCACCAGGTCAAGTTGAGTCCAGCCTCCTTGTGCTCCCACTGAGCCCCTGGCCTGGGTCCCTCGCTTCTGGAAGGTCATGCTTTGGGCTTTTTGGTTCCCTGTGGGGAACTCTCTGATGTGACCTAAGGCTTTGAACACACTCCTGCCGCATTGCcgagccccccccccaaaccccccctCACTGCCCTGTAGCAGCCGAAGAGGATGGAAGGTACGTTGGAGGGCTGTGAGAGGATGGGGAGTGCCCACCACAGACAGTGGGTGCCACGTGGCTCCCCAAGATGAGCCTTTCTTCTTGGGTGCGTCTTTCAGGGGGCTCTGTGCTCTGGTACTTCCTTGGTGTTACAGAGGCAGCTGCTGGGATAGGCAGGGATCTGCCCAGGGCCAGCCTGTGCTCACGGACTGCTTGGACTTGAGGGTTACTGCTCCCCACAGGATTTCACTGATGAGTGGGATTGCTCGGAGGAGCACTGGGGAGGCATGAGAcggagagcacttgctgccctggGTGCTGAGTGGTGTTGGGCCTGGATGAAGCTGCATAGCCCTGGGTGGCGCCGGGTGGTGGGGGCTGGGCGTTTCTGGCTCTGGGTGGTTGCTGCATGCCTCCTGCTCTAAGTGTCCTGCATCTGTGTGGGTTCTGCCCCGTTGGGGTCTGCTCTGACTGGTCCCAACTGGTCCTGCTCTCAtagccccctcctctctccagaaGGATGCACCTCAGACCCCGTGGGCCGCAACCCAGGCACCTGTGCCTCCGAAGGCTGTGGGTTCCTCCCTCTCCGAGCAGCCTCCAAGTGAAGAGCTAGCCAAGAGCCCCCTGTCCACTGAGGAGGCCGGAGCCGCAAACCCTGCCAAGGATCCTGACAACCCTGTGGCCAGTCCCCTCAGCCCCTCAAATGGGGATGAGGCTCAGCCTATCCCTGTGGTGAAGCCGGAGACTTCGGCCTAGGAAGAAGAGGGGCGAGAGCTGGGCCCTCGCCGCCTTCCACGCCACACAGATGCTGACCACCTGGGACCTGCAGGGGACAGAGACAGCTGCCACCCACCAGGGTGACAGACCTGCTCCGTGTCCCCCCTAACATGGTGCTCAGGCCTCTGAGGCCTCAAGTAGATTCTCCCCGCAGCTGCACCCCGCGCCCAGCTCTGCTTTGCACCAGGCCGTGAGCTTCATCTGCTGCCCACTCCATGCAAGGCCGCTGCCCACGGTGCTCGGCCGATGCTCGCCCTGCAGATGCTCCTACGGCCACGCCTCCCTCCACAGGGCTGGGCTCTGGGGCCAGAGCAACCCCAACAAGCAGGTTCCTATGTTGGGAGCAGCCTCGAGGGGCCTGTCTGTGGGCACTCTGCCCGCGGGGCCCAAACCCCTTCAGGAGAGTCCACGCCAAGATGGAGTTGAGAATGCGGGCCACTGCTCTAAGCCAGTAAACGGCTCCAGCTCCAGGTCCTGCGCTGTGCAGCATGGTGGGAGCTGGCCACGTGTGGATGGGTCCACGTCCCCAGCAAGTCCATCAGCTCAGACGTGCAAGTCTTCCAGGCCACTGCCCTCTGCCCCAGCAGTGGCTTCTGGACTGGCATCTGTCCTCTACCTCACCAACCAGGCTCTGGACTCCATGACAGATCTGCCTGCAGGGAGCCCAGCACACATGCTGCATGTCACCGAGGCAGAGGCCACAGTCCCCACACGCTGGGATAGAACTCGGGAGCCACAGCCACCCACACTTGCATGGAAAAGGGTGTCTGCTGCAGGGTGACAAGCAGGGACAGCTGGGTGGTCCTCCTagagctctggggatgggggcaggggacaTCCCCTAGGCACCCTGTCTAACCAGAATGGATAGGCAGAGGAGCGCTGGGGCccagccacctgcttctgccatTGGACTTGACAAGCCATTTTGTACTGGGTGTCCAAGCAGTCCTTCCCCCTCTGGGGTGGTCGGAGGTGCTCTGCAAGGTCCCGTCCGAGGGCCCTGGCTTTAGGTTGTCAGGGGATTAAAACAGCTTTTCATACTCACAGTGGCCTCCTGTCCTGTGAGGGGGTGGGAGTCCTGGTCTGGCCTGGACACCTGAGGGCTTAACTGTCAGTTCCCCAGTGCCCTGGAGTCCCACTGAGGC harbors:
- the Sppl2b gene encoding signal peptide peptidase-like 2B isoform X6, with the translated sequence MAAARLTAALLLLAAQAACEFGVLRVVSQISRTRSRDYCILYNPQWAHLPHDLSKVSLLKLRDLSTTQLCSYLDVPAEDFTNQIALVARGNCTFYEKVRLAQGSGAHGLLIVSKEKLVPPGGNKTQYEEISIPVALLSHRDLRDIFRRFGREVMVAMYAPSEPVMDYNMVIIFVMAVGTVAIGGYWAGSHDVKKRYMKHKRDDGPEKQEDEAVDVTPVMICVFVVMCCFMLVLLYYFYDRLVYVIIGIFCLASSTGLYSCLAPCVRKLPFCTCRVPDNNLPYFHKRPQARMLLLALFCVTVSVVWGIFRNEDQWAWVLQDTLGIAFCLYMLKTIRLPTFKACTLLLLVLFIYDIFFVFITPFLTKSGNSIMVEVATGPSNSSTHEKLPMVLKVPRLNTSPLSLCDRPFSLLGFGDILVPGLLVAYCHRFDIQVQSSRIYFVACTIAWPACTTLPGPLHTADQLHRGSVAPGAGRLLDGQRFCGCTSDPVGRNPGTCASEGCGFLPLRAASK
- the Sppl2b gene encoding signal peptide peptidase-like 2B isoform X8, whose translation is MAAARLTAALLLLAAQAACEFGVLRVVSQISRTRSRDYCILYNPQWAHLPHDLSKVSLLKLRDLSTTQLCSYLDVPAEDFTNQIALVARGNCTFYEKVRLAQGSGAHGLLIVSKEKLVPPGGNKTQYEEISIPVALLSHRDLRDIFRRFGREVMVAMYAPSEPVMDYNMVIIFVMAVGTVAIGGYWAGSHDVKKRYMKHKRDDGPEKQEDEAVDVTPVMICVFVVMCCFMLVLLYYFYDRLVYVIIGIFCLASSTGLYSCLAPCVRKLPFCTCRVPDNNLPYFHKRPQARMLLLALFCVTVSVVWGIFRNEDQWAWVLQDTLGIAFCLYMLKTIRLPTFKACTLLLLVLFIYDIFFVFITPFLTKSGNSIMVEVATGPSNSSTHEKLPMVLKVPRLNTSPLSLCDRPFSLLGFGDILVPGLLVAYCHRFDIQVQSSRIYFVACTIAWPACTTLPGPLHTADQLHRGSVAPGAGRLLDGQRFCGEYQFAMTAAIAP
- the Sppl2b gene encoding signal peptide peptidase-like 2B isoform X5 translates to MAAARLTAALLLLAAQAACEFGVLRVVSQISRTRSRDYCILYNPQWAHLPHDLSKVSLLKLRDLSTTQLCSYLDVPAEDFTNQIALVARGNCTFYEKVRLAQGSGAHGLLIVSKEKLVPPGGNKTQYEEISIPVALLSHRDLRDIFRRFGREVMVAMYAPSEPVMDYNMVIIFVMAVGTVAIGGYWAGSHDVKKRYMKHKRDDGPEKQEDEAVDVTPVMICVFVVMCCFMLVLLYYFYDRLVYVIIGIFCLASSTGLYSCLAPCVRKLPFCTCRVPDNNLPYFHKRPQARMLLLALFCVTVSVVWGIFRNEDQWAWVLQDTLGIAFCLYMLKTIRLPTFKACTLLLLVLFIYDIFFVFITPFLTKSGNSIMVEVATGPSNSSTHEKLPMVLKVPRLNTSPLSLCDRPFSLLGFGDILVPGLLVAYCHRFDIQVQSSRIYFVACTIAWPACTTLPGPLHTADQLHRGSVAPGAGRLLDGQRFCEGCTSDPVGRNPGTCASEGCGFLPLRAASK
- the Sppl2b gene encoding signal peptide peptidase-like 2B isoform X7; the encoded protein is MAAARLTAALLLLAAQAACEFGVLRVVSQISRTRSRDYCILYNPQWAHLPHDLSKVSLLKLRDLSTTQLCSYLDVPAEDFTNQIALVARGNCTFYEKVRLAQGSGAHGLLIVSKEKLVPPGGNKTQYEEISIPVALLSHRDLRDIFRRFGREVMVAMYAPSEPVMDYNMVIIFVMAVGTVAIGGYWAGSHDVKKRYMKHKRDDGPEKQEDEAVDVTPVMICVFVVMCCFMLVLLYYFYDRLVYVIIGIFCLASSTGLYSCLAPCVRKLPFCTCRVPDNNLPYFHKRPQARMLLLALFCVTVSVVWGIFRNEDQWAWVLQDTLGIAFCLYMLKTIRLPTFKACTLLLLVLFIYDIFFVFITPFLTKSGNSIMVEVATGPSNSSTHEKLPMVLKVPRLNTSPLSLCDRPFSLLGFGDILVPGLLVAYCHRFDIQVQSSRIYFVACTIAYGLGLLVTFVALVLMQRGQPALLYLVPCTLLTSCTVALWRRELGAFWTGSGFAVNTSLL
- the Sppl2b gene encoding signal peptide peptidase-like 2B isoform X2, whose protein sequence is MAAARLTAALLLLAAQAACEFGVLRVVSQISRTRSRDYCILYNPQWAHLPHDLSKVSLLKLRDLSTTQLCSYLDVPAEDFTNQIALVARGNCTFYEKVRLAQGSGAHGLLIVSKEKLVPPGGNKTQYEEISIPVALLSHRDLRDIFRRFGREVMVAMYAPSEPVMDYNMVIIFVMAVGTVAIGGYWAGSHDVKKYMKHKRDDGPEKQEDEAVDVTPVMICVFVVMCCFMLVLLYYFYDRLVYVIIGIFCLASSTGLYSCLAPCVRKLPFCTCRVPDNNLPYFHKRPQARMLLLALFCVTVSVVWGIFRNEDQWAWVLQDTLGIAFCLYMLKTIRLPTFKACTLLLLVLFIYDIFFVFITPFLTKSGNSIMVEVATGPSNSSTHEKLPMVLKVPRLNTSPLSLCDRPFSLLGFGDILVPGLLVAYCHRFDIQVQSSRIYFVACTIAYGLGLLVTFVALVLMQRGQPALLYLVPCTLLTSCTVALWRRELGAFWTGSGFAKDAPQTPWAATQAPVPPKAVGSSLSEQPPSEELAKSPLSTEEAGAANPAKDPDNPVASPLSPSNGDEAQPIPVVKPETSA
- the Sppl2b gene encoding signal peptide peptidase-like 2B isoform X1; protein product: MAAARLTAALLLLAAQAACEFGVLRVVSQISRTRSRDYCILYNPQWAHLPHDLSKVSLLKLRDLSTTQLCSYLDVPAEDFTNQIALVARGNCTFYEKVRLAQGSGAHGLLIVSKEKLVPPGGNKTQYEEISIPVALLSHRDLRDIFRRFGREVMVAMYAPSEPVMDYNMVIIFVMAVGTVAIGGYWAGSHDVKKRYMKHKRDDGPEKQEDEAVDVTPVMICVFVVMCCFMLVLLYYFYDRLVYVIIGIFCLASSTGLYSCLAPCVRKLPFCTCRVPDNNLPYFHKRPQARMLLLALFCVTVSVVWGIFRNEDQWAWVLQDTLGIAFCLYMLKTIRLPTFKACTLLLLVLFIYDIFFVFITPFLTKSGNSIMVEVATGPSNSSTHEKLPMVLKVPRLNTSPLSLCDRPFSLLGFGDILVPGLLVAYCHRFDIQVQSSRIYFVACTIAYGLGLLVTFVALVLMQRGQPALLYLVPCTLLTSCTVALWRRELGAFWTGSGFAKDAPQTPWAATQAPVPPKAVGSSLSEQPPSEELAKSPLSTEEAGAANPAKDPDNPVASPLSPSNGDEAQPIPVVKPETSA
- the Sppl2b gene encoding signal peptide peptidase-like 2B isoform X3 — protein: MAAARLTAALLLLAAQAACEFGVLRVVSQISRTRSRDYCILYNPQWAHLPHDLSKVSLLKLRDLSTTQLCSYLDVPAEDFTNQIALVARGNCTFYEKVRLAQGSGAHGLLIVSKEKLVPPGGNKTQYEEISIPVALLSHRDLRDIFRRFGREVMVAMYAPSEPVMDYNMVIIFVMAVGTVAIGGYWAGSHDVKKRYMKHKRDDGPEKQEDEAVDVTPVMICVFVVMCCFMLVLLYYFYDRLVYVIIGIFCLASSTGLYSCLAPCVRKLPFCTCRVPDNNLPYFHKRPQARMLLLALFCVTVSVVWGIFRNEDQWAWVLQDTLGIAFCLYMLKTIRLPTFKACTLLLLVLFIYDIFFVFITPFLTKSGNSIMVEVATGPSNSSTHEKLPMVLKVPRLNTSPLSLCDRPFSLLGFGDILVPGLLVAYCHRFDIQVQSSRIYFVACTIAYGLGLLVTFVALVLMQRGQPALLYLVPCTLLTSCTVALWRRELGAFWTGSGFADAPQTPWAATQAPVPPKAVGSSLSEQPPSEELAKSPLSTEEAGAANPAKDPDNPVASPLSPSNGDEAQPIPVVKPETSA
- the Sppl2b gene encoding signal peptide peptidase-like 2B isoform X4 encodes the protein MAAARLTAALLLLAAQAACEFGVLRVVSQISRTRSRDYCILYNPQWAHLPHDLSKVSLLKLRDLSTTQLCSYLDVPAEDFTNQIALVARGNCTFYEKVRLAQGSGAHGLLIVSKEKLVPPGGNKTQYEEISIPVALLSHRDLRDIFRRFGREVMVAMYAPSEPVMDYNMVIIFVMAVGTVAIGGYWAGSHDVKKYMKHKRDDGPEKQEDEAVDVTPVMICVFVVMCCFMLVLLYYFYDRLVYVIIGIFCLASSTGLYSCLAPCVRKLPFCTCRVPDNNLPYFHKRPQARMLLLALFCVTVSVVWGIFRNEDQWAWVLQDTLGIAFCLYMLKTIRLPTFKACTLLLLVLFIYDIFFVFITPFLTKSGNSIMVEVATGPSNSSTHEKLPMVLKVPRLNTSPLSLCDRPFSLLGFGDILVPGLLVAYCHRFDIQVQSSRIYFVACTIAYGLGLLVTFVALVLMQRGQPALLYLVPCTLLTSCTVALWRRELGAFWTGSGFADAPQTPWAATQAPVPPKAVGSSLSEQPPSEELAKSPLSTEEAGAANPAKDPDNPVASPLSPSNGDEAQPIPVVKPETSA